From the genome of Rhodothermales bacterium, one region includes:
- a CDS encoding superoxide dismutase family protein, producing the protein MNALSLSARRPLFLALFALLLFPACSTTERAADTTADAAEDVGDFTVNAAEETAEFAADVGETVYDAAGTAWDATTDLFDDDDDLDAAALVRPTSAGSAQGTVKFYEMDDALRVTISLRDLDPGMHGFHIHQNPSCDAADTDGDGMMEPAGAAGGHWDPHNTNNHGAPTENVSDKHAGDLGNIEAGPDGTATTTFTVTDFDHDVDGRAIVVHSGRDDLETDPAGGAGTPVACGVIMDR; encoded by the coding sequence ATGAACGCCCTCTCTCTCTCCGCACGACGGCCGCTCTTCCTGGCCCTCTTCGCCCTCCTCCTCTTCCCCGCCTGCTCCACGACCGAGCGCGCCGCCGACACCACCGCCGACGCCGCCGAGGACGTAGGCGACTTCACGGTCAACGCCGCCGAGGAAACGGCCGAGTTCGCCGCCGACGTCGGCGAGACGGTCTACGATGCGGCCGGCACCGCGTGGGATGCCACCACCGACCTCTTCGACGACGACGACGACCTCGACGCCGCCGCACTCGTCCGGCCCACCTCCGCCGGCTCGGCGCAGGGCACCGTGAAGTTCTACGAGATGGACGACGCCCTGCGCGTCACCATCAGCCTCCGTGACCTCGACCCAGGGATGCACGGCTTCCACATCCACCAGAACCCCTCGTGTGACGCCGCCGACACCGACGGCGACGGGATGATGGAGCCCGCCGGGGCCGCCGGTGGTCACTGGGACCCCCACAACACCAACAACCACGGCGCGCCGACCGAGAACGTGAGCGACAAGCACGCCGGCGACCTGGGCAACATCGAGGCCGGCCCCGATGGGACCGCCACTACGACCTTTACCGTCACCGATTTCGATCATGATGTGGACGGCCGCGCTATCGTGGTGCATTCGGGCCGCGACGACCTCGAGACCGACCCCGCCGGCGGTGCCGGGACGCCCGTCGCCTGCGGCGTCATCATGGACCGCTGA
- the mutS gene encoding DNA mismatch repair protein MutS, producing MPDETPSLFPLSEKEEKKRKKKAGKSATPLMRQYWKIKNRHPGAILLFRMGDFYETFEDDAKIVSDVLGITLTKRSNGAADDVPLAGFPHHALDAHLPKLVQAGYRVAVCEQTEDPKYAKKIVKRDVVEVVTPGVSFRDGLLTPKQSHYLAAAVWGREKNEKGWVGFAFVDATTGEFFVTEVPEARFEELLLTVDPAELLVDKRQKEEAKRIRGTHFALTPQEDWVFGYDFAYETLLRHFQTHSLKGYGVEELGLGLVAAGAALYYLGETQKGRVPHVRRIQRYAADDYIALDPQTKRNLELVASMQGGREGSLIQILDRTNTPMGGRMLRQWLVRPLRSVDKIQQRLDAVDALFTGARLRRALRDELKHVGDLERLAAKVCTGRATPRDLVTLKLTLRQIPLLKQALESETCETLAKVRDGLTLCTGLVERIGAALDDEPPAKTDAGGYIRAGFSEELDDLRGIASSGKETLARLQAEESKRTGIPSLKVGYNRVFGYYLEITNAHKDKVPDDYIRKQTLVNAERYITPALKQYEEKILTAEERIVELEAQLFAELRMEVAEAVEPVQRNARFLALLDVFCSLAEVAEQHGYVRPAIDDSRVLDITDGRHPVVERALPAGEAFIPNSVRLDDDEQILIITGPNMAGKSVVLRQVGLIVLLAQVGGFVPAQRARIGVVDKIFTRVGASDNLAAGESTFLVEMNETASILNNATPRSLILLDEVGRGTSTFDGLSIAWAVVEYLHEHAEVAARTLFATHYHELNALADRLGRVRNARVQVQEHDGKVIFLRKLIPGGADHSYGIEVARMAGLPEAVIRRAKAVLHHLEAHNVAEEIAHAGGPPPDSPDASGDGAMPAAHAARPASVAPAVPPALPEAAHPDPAIIEVMDRLDDFDPDRMTPIEALMALAELKRIAER from the coding sequence ATGCCCGACGAGACTCCGAGCCTATTCCCCCTCTCCGAGAAGGAAGAGAAGAAGCGGAAGAAGAAGGCCGGCAAATCCGCCACGCCGCTCATGCGGCAATACTGGAAGATCAAGAACCGCCACCCCGGCGCGATCCTCCTCTTCCGCATGGGCGACTTCTACGAGACCTTCGAGGACGACGCGAAGATCGTCTCCGACGTGCTCGGCATCACGCTGACGAAGCGCTCGAACGGCGCGGCCGACGACGTGCCCCTCGCCGGCTTCCCGCACCACGCGCTCGACGCGCACCTCCCGAAGCTCGTGCAGGCCGGCTACCGCGTCGCCGTGTGTGAGCAGACCGAGGACCCGAAGTACGCCAAGAAGATCGTCAAGCGCGACGTGGTCGAGGTCGTCACGCCGGGCGTGTCGTTCCGCGACGGGCTGCTCACGCCGAAGCAGAGCCACTACCTCGCCGCCGCCGTGTGGGGCCGGGAGAAGAACGAGAAGGGTTGGGTCGGCTTCGCGTTCGTGGACGCGACGACGGGCGAATTCTTCGTCACCGAAGTGCCCGAGGCGCGGTTCGAGGAGTTGCTGCTGACCGTCGACCCGGCCGAACTGCTCGTCGACAAGCGGCAGAAGGAGGAGGCGAAGCGGATCCGGGGGACGCACTTCGCGCTCACGCCGCAGGAGGACTGGGTGTTCGGCTACGACTTCGCCTACGAGACGCTCCTCCGCCACTTCCAGACGCACTCGCTCAAGGGCTACGGCGTCGAGGAACTGGGCCTCGGGCTCGTCGCGGCGGGCGCGGCGCTCTACTACCTCGGCGAGACGCAGAAGGGTCGCGTCCCGCACGTCCGCCGCATCCAGCGCTACGCCGCCGACGACTACATCGCACTCGACCCGCAGACGAAGCGCAACCTCGAACTCGTCGCCTCGATGCAGGGCGGGCGTGAGGGCTCGCTCATCCAGATCCTCGACCGGACGAACACGCCGATGGGCGGGCGGATGCTGCGGCAGTGGCTCGTCCGCCCGCTCCGCTCCGTCGACAAGATCCAGCAGCGGCTCGACGCCGTCGACGCGCTCTTCACCGGGGCGCGCCTGCGCCGCGCGCTCCGCGACGAGCTGAAGCACGTCGGCGACCTCGAACGGCTCGCGGCGAAGGTCTGCACGGGGCGGGCGACGCCGCGCGACCTCGTCACCCTCAAGCTCACACTCCGTCAGATTCCGCTCCTCAAACAGGCGCTCGAAAGCGAGACGTGCGAGACGCTTGCGAAGGTCCGCGACGGACTCACGCTCTGCACCGGCCTCGTCGAGCGGATCGGCGCGGCGCTCGACGACGAGCCGCCGGCGAAGACGGACGCGGGCGGCTACATCCGAGCCGGGTTCTCCGAAGAGCTCGACGACCTGCGCGGGATCGCGTCGTCGGGGAAGGAGACGCTGGCGCGGTTGCAGGCCGAGGAGAGCAAGCGGACGGGGATTCCGAGCCTGAAGGTCGGTTACAACAGGGTGTTCGGCTATTACCTCGAAATCACGAACGCGCACAAGGACAAAGTCCCCGACGACTACATCCGCAAGCAGACGCTCGTCAACGCCGAGCGTTACATCACGCCCGCGCTGAAGCAGTACGAGGAGAAGATCCTCACGGCCGAGGAGCGCATCGTCGAACTCGAAGCGCAGCTCTTCGCCGAGCTGCGGATGGAGGTCGCCGAGGCGGTCGAGCCCGTGCAGCGCAACGCCCGATTCCTCGCGCTCCTCGACGTGTTCTGCTCGCTGGCCGAAGTCGCTGAGCAGCACGGCTACGTCCGCCCCGCGATCGACGACAGCCGCGTGCTCGACATCACCGACGGCCGGCACCCCGTCGTGGAGCGGGCGCTGCCGGCGGGCGAGGCGTTCATCCCCAACTCCGTCCGGCTCGACGACGACGAGCAGATCCTCATCATCACCGGGCCGAACATGGCCGGCAAGAGCGTCGTGCTCCGCCAGGTCGGGCTGATCGTGCTCCTCGCCCAAGTCGGCGGGTTCGTGCCGGCCCAGCGGGCGCGCATCGGCGTGGTCGACAAGATTTTTACGCGCGTCGGCGCGAGCGACAACCTCGCGGCGGGGGAGAGCACGTTCCTCGTCGAGATGAACGAGACGGCGAGCATCCTCAACAACGCCACGCCGCGCTCGCTGATCTTGCTCGACGAGGTCGGGCGCGGCACGTCCACGTTCGACGGGCTGAGTATCGCGTGGGCCGTCGTCGAGTACCTCCACGAGCACGCCGAGGTGGCCGCCCGCACGCTCTTCGCCACGCACTACCACGAACTGAATGCGCTCGCCGACCGGCTCGGGCGCGTCCGCAACGCTCGCGTGCAGGTGCAGGAGCACGACGGCAAAGTCATCTTCCTCCGCAAGCTGATCCCCGGCGGCGCCGACCACTCGTACGGCATCGAGGTCGCGCGGATGGCGGGGCTGCCCGAGGCGGTGATCCGCCGCGCAAAGGCCGTGCTCCACCACCTCGAAGCGCACAACGTCGCCGAGGAGATCGCCCACGCTGGCGGCCCGCCGCCTGATTCACCGGACGCCTCGGGCGACGGCGCGATGCCCGCCGCTCACGCCGCGCGCCCTGCCTCCGTTGCTCCCGCCGTGCCGCCCGCGCTCCCCGAAGCCGCCCACCCGGACCCCGCCATCATCGAAGTCATGGACCGGCTCGACGACTTCGACCCCGACCGGATGACGCCCATCGAGGCGCTGATGGCGCTCGCCGAGCTGAAGCGGATCGCCGAGCGCTGA
- a CDS encoding BLUF domain-containing protein yields the protein MSLLHTLLYRSRATRELDERDLLPILMSSMRNNARVGVTGLLLYGPPTPLPEPDPEAPPPTTLVPFEGPGVFVQWLEGPEAAVRATYDRIDADRRHTDVEVLARGTRERRLFPHWSMALETVRALPETVADVERLAEQRHDHQV from the coding sequence ATGTCCCTCCTGCACACGCTCCTCTACCGCTCCCGCGCCACCCGCGAACTCGACGAGCGCGATCTGCTGCCCATCCTGATGTCGTCGATGCGCAACAACGCCCGCGTCGGCGTGACGGGGTTGCTGCTCTACGGCCCGCCCACCCCGCTGCCCGAGCCCGACCCCGAAGCCCCGCCGCCGACCACGCTCGTCCCGTTCGAGGGGCCGGGCGTGTTCGTGCAGTGGCTCGAAGGCCCCGAGGCCGCCGTCCGCGCTACCTACGACCGGATCGACGCAGACCGCCGTCACACCGATGTCGAGGTCCTTGCCCGAGGGACGCGCGAGCGCCGCCTCTTCCCCCACTGGTCGATGGCGCTCGAAACCGTCCGCGCCCTCCCCGAGACCGTCGCCGACGTCGAGCGCCTCGCCGAGCAGCGCCACGACCACCAGGTCTAG
- a CDS encoding BLUF domain-containing protein has protein sequence MPDLFTLLYRSHSVRVLDAHDLLRLLMISLRNNARDGITGVLLYGPKESLPNAEADLTMLTSVVPFDGPGAFVQWLEGPEDAVRALYFDRIAHDTRHTDLVLLGTGTSTHRLFPHWAMALEPSGALPSSADAIARLAAARHQPTP, from the coding sequence ATGCCGGACCTCTTCACGCTCCTCTACAGGTCCCATTCCGTCCGAGTCCTCGACGCGCACGACCTCCTCCGCCTCCTCATGATTTCGCTGCGCAACAACGCGCGCGACGGCATCACCGGGGTCCTGCTCTACGGCCCGAAGGAGTCGCTCCCCAACGCCGAGGCGGACCTGACGATGCTCACGAGCGTCGTCCCCTTCGACGGGCCGGGGGCGTTCGTCCAATGGCTCGAAGGGCCCGAGGACGCAGTGCGGGCGCTCTACTTCGACCGCATCGCCCACGACACCCGCCACACGGACCTCGTCCTCCTCGGGACCGGCACGAGCACGCACCGGCTCTTCCCTCACTGGGCGATGGCCCTGGAGCCGAGCGGGGCTCTCCCCTCCTCCGCCGACGCGATCGCACGCCTCGCCGCGGCCCGCCACCAGCCCACCCCGTAG
- a CDS encoding YetF domain-containing protein translates to MFFNSWDALGRILLVGTLAYVALVFVLRISGKRTLSKMNAFDFVVTVALGSTLASTILSKDTALAEGVLALALLIGLQFFITWCSVRWEWFQSLVKSVPTLIYYRGEFQQAAMKRERVTTEEVRSAVRKHGNAKMADVAAVVLESDGSFTVMSDLEKGDAHDALANVEGTSDRPHLQPGQTKGAVA, encoded by the coding sequence ATGTTCTTCAACTCCTGGGACGCGCTCGGCCGCATCCTCCTCGTCGGCACGCTGGCGTACGTCGCGCTCGTCTTCGTCCTCCGCATCTCCGGCAAGCGGACGCTCTCGAAGATGAATGCGTTCGACTTCGTCGTCACCGTCGCCCTCGGCTCGACACTGGCCTCGACGATCCTCTCGAAAGACACGGCCCTCGCCGAAGGCGTGCTCGCGCTCGCGCTCCTCATCGGTCTCCAGTTCTTCATCACGTGGTGCTCGGTCCGCTGGGAGTGGTTCCAAAGCCTGGTCAAGTCCGTGCCGACACTCATCTACTACCGGGGCGAGTTCCAGCAGGCGGCGATGAAGCGCGAACGTGTGACGACGGAGGAGGTCCGCTCAGCCGTGCGGAAGCATGGGAACGCGAAGATGGCCGACGTCGCCGCCGTCGTGCTCGAGAGCGACGGGTCGTTCACGGTGATGAGCGACCTGGAGAAAGGCGATGCCCACGATGCGCTGGCGAACGTGGAGGGAACCAGCGACCGACCTCACCTCCAGCCCGGCCAGACGAAGGGGGCTGTCGCTTGA
- a CDS encoding amino acid permease, with product MLRRLRQRLRPPHELVAPGKEGGLGTFGGVFTPSILTILGVIMYLRFGWVVGNVGLLGALLIVTLSTAITFLTALSIAAISTDQRVRAGGAYYMISRSLGIETGGAVGIPLYLAQALSIALYTIGFAESVGRAFPAVNEKVVGLVTTVAVAVLALVSAKTAIRAQYFIMAAIALSLVSLLFGSPIEETSIEMWGAADRLSEPFWVVFAVFFPAVTGIMAGVNMSGDLRDPSRSIPRGTFAAVGVGYLIYMALPVLLAMRADAATLIADPLIMRKMAYWGDAILLGVWGATLSSALGSVLGAPRVLQALARDGVLPRKLGWLGKGSGDDDAPRAGTVLTLALALVAVYFGDLNLIAPVLTMFFLTTYGVLNIAAGIERFLRSPSFRPTFQVHWAFSLLGALGCVAVMFLINAAATVVAVLFVLGVYVWLERRSLESAWGDVRSGLWMAITRAGLMRLRDEADAKNWRPHLLVLSGAPTRRWHLIDLARAISHNRALLTVSTVLTTPGVSAERQQAMEKNIREYLAQRAVQGLARVIAAPDPFVGAERLVESYGLGSLTPNTVLLGDSQDPALRARYCAMIEHFYSARRNVVIVRDDEDRGYGERKRIDVWWGGLKGNGGLMLILAYLLSTSLTWRGSEIRLKIVAPDAAAAEATRAGLLPIIARTRTGAALDVIVAEGRPFDEILRTASANADLVFLGMAAPTEGDDFEAYYARFRERTAGLPSTVFVLAAEEIAFGQVLA from the coding sequence ATGCTCCGCCGTCTCCGTCAGCGCCTCCGTCCCCCGCACGAACTCGTCGCCCCCGGCAAAGAGGGCGGGCTCGGCACGTTCGGCGGCGTCTTCACGCCGTCGATCCTGACGATCCTCGGCGTCATCATGTACCTCCGCTTCGGGTGGGTGGTCGGCAACGTCGGCCTGCTCGGGGCGCTGCTCATCGTCACGCTCTCGACGGCGATCACGTTTCTGACGGCGCTCTCGATCGCGGCGATCTCGACGGACCAGCGGGTGCGGGCGGGCGGGGCGTACTACATGATCAGCCGCTCGCTCGGGATCGAGACGGGCGGGGCGGTCGGCATCCCGCTCTACCTCGCGCAGGCGCTCTCGATCGCGCTCTACACGATCGGTTTCGCGGAGAGCGTCGGGCGGGCGTTCCCGGCGGTGAACGAGAAGGTCGTCGGGCTCGTGACGACGGTGGCGGTGGCCGTGCTCGCGCTCGTCTCGGCGAAGACGGCGATCCGGGCGCAGTACTTCATCATGGCCGCGATTGCGCTCTCGCTCGTCTCCCTCCTCTTCGGGAGCCCGATCGAGGAGACGAGTATCGAGATGTGGGGCGCGGCGGACCGGCTGAGCGAGCCGTTCTGGGTCGTCTTCGCCGTGTTCTTCCCCGCCGTCACGGGGATCATGGCCGGGGTCAACATGTCGGGCGACCTCCGCGACCCGAGCCGCTCGATCCCGCGCGGGACGTTCGCCGCCGTCGGCGTGGGCTACCTCATCTACATGGCGCTCCCGGTCCTCCTCGCGATGCGCGCCGACGCGGCGACGCTGATCGCGGACCCGCTCATCATGCGGAAGATGGCGTACTGGGGCGACGCGATCCTGCTCGGCGTCTGGGGCGCAACGCTGTCGAGCGCGCTCGGCTCGGTCCTCGGTGCGCCGCGCGTGCTGCAGGCCCTCGCGCGCGACGGCGTGCTGCCGCGCAAGCTCGGCTGGCTCGGCAAGGGCTCCGGCGACGACGACGCGCCGCGCGCCGGGACCGTCCTCACGCTCGCGCTCGCGCTCGTCGCCGTCTACTTCGGCGACCTCAACCTGATCGCGCCCGTCCTCACGATGTTCTTCCTCACGACCTACGGCGTGCTCAACATCGCGGCGGGCATCGAGCGGTTCCTGCGGAGCCCGTCGTTCCGGCCGACGTTCCAGGTCCACTGGGCGTTCTCGCTCCTCGGCGCGCTCGGCTGCGTGGCCGTGATGTTCCTCATCAACGCGGCGGCGACGGTCGTGGCCGTGCTCTTCGTGCTCGGCGTCTACGTGTGGCTGGAGCGGCGGAGCCTGGAGTCGGCGTGGGGCGACGTGCGGAGCGGGCTGTGGATGGCGATCACGCGCGCCGGGCTGATGCGGCTCCGCGACGAGGCCGATGCGAAGAACTGGCGGCCCCACCTCCTCGTCCTCTCCGGCGCGCCGACGCGGCGCTGGCACCTCATCGACCTCGCCCGCGCCATCTCGCACAACCGCGCGCTCCTCACCGTCTCGACCGTGCTCACCACGCCCGGCGTCTCGGCCGAGCGCCAGCAAGCGATGGAGAAGAACATCCGCGAGTACCTCGCCCAGCGCGCCGTGCAGGGCCTCGCCCGCGTCATCGCCGCACCCGACCCGTTCGTCGGCGCCGAGCGCCTCGTCGAGTCGTACGGGCTCGGCTCGCTCACGCCGAACACCGTGCTCCTCGGCGACAGCCAGGACCCCGCCCTCCGCGCTCGCTACTGCGCGATGATCGAGCACTTTTACTCCGCCCGCCGCAACGTCGTCATCGTGCGCGACGACGAAGACCGAGGCTACGGAGAGCGCAAGCGGATCGACGTGTGGTGGGGCGGGCTGAAGGGGAACGGCGGGCTTATGCTGATCCTCGCCTACCTCCTCTCGACGAGCCTGACGTGGCGCGGCAGCGAGATCCGCCTGAAGATCGTCGCCCCGGACGCCGCCGCCGCCGAGGCCACGCGCGCCGGCCTCCTCCCCATCATCGCCCGGACGCGCACCGGCGCGGCGCTCGACGTGATCGTCGCCGAGGGCCGCCCGTTCGACGAGATCCTGCGCACGGCCTCGGCCAACGCCGACCTCGTCTTCCTCGGCATGGCAGCCCCGACGGAGGGGGACGACTTCGAGGCCTACTACGCCCGCTTCCGCGAGCGCACGGCGGGGCTCCCCTCGACCGTCTTCGTCCTCGCCGCCGAGGAGATCGCCTTCGGGCAGGTGCTGGCCTGA